Proteins encoded by one window of Streptomyces sp. NBC_01477:
- a CDS encoding GNAT family N-acetyltransferase, which translates to MAAVHAIRHEVFVVEQNVPAELEWDGKDDRAVHALAPGAGTGRLLLGADAAAKNGGDRDIAVLGRLAVLKAARGTGRGALLVRALEDEAAGLGLAGVYLEAQVHALGFYRKLGYTAYGPEFQDAGIAHRAMRRTWRP; encoded by the coding sequence ATGGCCGCGGTGCACGCGATCCGGCACGAGGTCTTCGTGGTGGAGCAGAACGTGCCGGCCGAGCTGGAGTGGGACGGCAAGGACGACCGGGCGGTGCACGCGCTGGCCCCCGGCGCCGGCACCGGACGGCTGCTGCTGGGCGCGGACGCGGCGGCCAAGAACGGCGGCGACCGGGACATCGCGGTGCTCGGCAGGCTCGCCGTGCTCAAGGCCGCCCGCGGTACCGGACGTGGCGCCCTGCTGGTGCGCGCCCTGGAGGACGAGGCCGCCGGGCTCGGCCTCGCGGGCGTCTACCTGGAGGCCCAGGTCCACGCCCTCGGCTTCTACCGCAAGCTCGGCTATACCGCGTACGGCCCGGAATTCCAGGACGCCGGCATCGCCCACCGCGCCATGCGCCGCACCTGGCGGCCGTAG
- a CDS encoding Na+/H+ antiporter gives MDQLALFFSLMLAAVVMVPVAERVNLPSPVLMTLLGGVLALIPQVPNVQIDPDLILPLVLPPLLYAAVQRTSWRQFAANRRAIFLLAVALVFVTTAAVAAVVDAVVPGITLAAACALGALVAPPDPVAATAVAGALGLPRRMISILEGEGLFNDVTAIVLYHVAVAAVVSGHFSLPHAVLELVLSAVVAVLVGLVLGWGTNKLMGVVGDPTLQIGLSLLVPFAAYALAEEFAGSGVLAVLTSALFLAENAFAADDVTARLAGTTFWQIVDTLVTGIAFGLIGLELHHVFSVSSGSWGTMTRHAGLVVAVVIGVRLLYLLPAAWVARKLHKLRDMDEDIPMTWRETVIMWWSGMRGVASVALALAIPLKTDHDGPFPARAELLFIAFAVVLATLVIQGLTLPWLVKRLGVSSDIDAEHALEHALAVRAMAAARARLREIERSEPIDEDLSEMLHRRAFDLGARISPDIVDDERRESHARRVKRVKALRRIQDDMMSAARHEVLAARSEAGNDPEVVDRVLRHLDLRSIRGDVRG, from the coding sequence GTGGATCAGCTCGCCCTGTTCTTCTCGCTCATGCTCGCGGCCGTCGTGATGGTCCCGGTCGCGGAGCGCGTCAACCTGCCGTCGCCGGTGCTGATGACGCTGCTCGGCGGGGTGCTCGCGCTGATCCCGCAGGTCCCCAACGTCCAGATCGACCCGGACCTGATCCTGCCGCTGGTGCTGCCGCCGCTGCTGTACGCCGCGGTGCAGCGCACCTCGTGGCGGCAGTTCGCGGCCAACCGGCGGGCGATCTTCCTGCTCGCGGTGGCGCTGGTCTTCGTCACGACCGCGGCCGTCGCCGCGGTCGTGGACGCGGTGGTGCCCGGCATCACCCTTGCCGCGGCCTGCGCGCTCGGCGCCCTGGTGGCGCCGCCCGACCCGGTGGCGGCGACCGCGGTGGCCGGGGCGCTCGGGCTGCCGCGCCGGATGATCTCCATCCTGGAGGGCGAGGGGCTGTTCAACGACGTCACGGCGATCGTGCTCTACCACGTGGCGGTGGCCGCGGTCGTGTCCGGGCACTTCTCGCTGCCGCACGCCGTCCTCGAACTGGTGCTGTCCGCGGTGGTCGCGGTCCTCGTCGGGCTGGTGCTGGGCTGGGGCACCAACAAGCTCATGGGAGTGGTGGGCGACCCGACGCTGCAGATCGGCCTGTCGCTGCTGGTGCCCTTCGCCGCCTACGCCCTCGCCGAGGAATTCGCCGGCTCCGGCGTCCTCGCGGTCCTCACCAGCGCCCTGTTCCTCGCCGAGAACGCCTTCGCCGCCGACGACGTGACCGCCAGGCTGGCCGGCACCACCTTCTGGCAGATCGTCGACACCCTGGTCACCGGGATCGCCTTCGGGCTGATCGGCCTCGAACTGCACCATGTGTTCAGCGTCAGCTCGGGCAGCTGGGGCACGATGACCCGGCACGCGGGCCTCGTGGTGGCCGTGGTGATCGGCGTACGGCTGCTCTATCTGCTGCCGGCCGCGTGGGTCGCCAGGAAGCTGCACAAACTGCGGGACATGGACGAGGACATCCCGATGACCTGGCGGGAGACCGTCATCATGTGGTGGTCGGGGATGCGCGGGGTGGCCTCGGTCGCGCTGGCGCTGGCCATCCCGCTGAAAACCGACCACGACGGCCCGTTCCCGGCCCGCGCGGAACTGCTCTTCATCGCCTTCGCGGTGGTGCTCGCCACCCTGGTCATCCAGGGCCTCACCTTGCCCTGGCTGGTCAAGCGGCTCGGGGTGAGCAGCGACATCGACGCGGAACACGCCCTGGAGCACGCCCTCGCGGTCCGCGCCATGGCCGCCGCCCGCGCCAGGCTCAGGGAGATCGAGCGGAGCGAGCCGATCGACGAGGACCTGTCGGAGATGCTGCACCGCAGGGCCTTCGACCTGGGCGCCCGCATCTCGCCCGACATCGTGGACGACGAGCGCCGAGAGTCGCACGCCCGCCGGGTCAAGAGGGTCAAGGCGCTGCGCCGCATCCAGGACGACATGATGTCCGCCGCCCGCCACGAGGTGCTGGCCGCCCGCAGCGAGGCGGGCAACGACCCGGAGGTCGTCGACCGGGTCCTGCGCCATCTGGACCTGCGCTCGATACGCGGCGACGTACGCGGCTGA
- a CDS encoding mechanosensitive ion channel family protein, giving the protein MEGALRPVLVVGTVVTLTVVLGLVVDRTLRAADARHPETPLWHLLRRCRLPLQVTLCTAMLRGAYRTVRIAAEHRATVGQGLTLVLIGATAWLTVRVATAVTDSSYARYAAVSRDVAKIRRLRTQSTLIQRVFTAIVGVIAIASMLFTFPAMRTVGASMLASAGIIGIVAGVAAQSTLGNLFAGLQIAFGDMVRIGDTVVVDGEWGTVEEITLTFLSVRTWDERRITMPVSYFTSKPFENWSRGDARMTGTVFFHLDHSAPVDGMRKRLLEILEQTQEWDRRAWGLVVIDTTPTTIQLRALVTAKDAGDIFDLRCIVREQLIDWLRCEHPYALPRLSTSDAPGRRDAARDRAPAPLPDTAGLGPGPGKR; this is encoded by the coding sequence ATGGAAGGCGCGTTGCGACCTGTACTCGTCGTGGGAACAGTGGTCACGCTGACCGTTGTTCTGGGCCTCGTCGTCGACAGAACGCTTCGCGCGGCGGACGCCCGGCACCCCGAGACGCCGCTGTGGCACCTGCTGCGCCGCTGCCGGCTGCCGTTGCAGGTGACGTTGTGCACGGCGATGCTGCGCGGCGCCTACCGCACGGTGCGCATCGCGGCCGAGCATCGCGCAACCGTCGGGCAGGGCCTCACGCTGGTGCTGATCGGCGCCACCGCGTGGCTGACGGTCCGGGTCGCGACCGCCGTCACCGACTCCTCCTACGCCCGCTATGCCGCGGTCTCCAGGGATGTCGCGAAGATCCGCCGGCTGCGGACCCAGTCGACGCTGATCCAGCGGGTGTTCACCGCGATCGTGGGGGTGATCGCGATCGCCTCGATGCTGTTCACCTTCCCCGCGATGCGTACCGTCGGGGCCTCGATGCTGGCGTCCGCCGGCATCATCGGCATCGTCGCCGGTGTGGCGGCGCAGTCCACGCTGGGCAATCTCTTCGCCGGGCTGCAGATCGCCTTCGGCGACATGGTGCGGATCGGCGACACCGTGGTGGTGGACGGCGAGTGGGGAACGGTCGAGGAGATCACCCTGACGTTCCTGAGCGTGCGCACCTGGGACGAGCGGCGGATCACGATGCCGGTGTCGTACTTCACCAGCAAGCCGTTCGAGAACTGGTCGCGCGGCGACGCGCGGATGACCGGCACCGTCTTCTTCCACCTCGACCACTCGGCGCCCGTCGACGGGATGCGCAAGCGGCTGCTGGAGATCCTGGAGCAGACGCAGGAGTGGGACCGCAGGGCGTGGGGTCTGGTGGTGATCGACACCACCCCGACCACCATCCAGCTGCGGGCGCTGGTCACCGCCAAGGACGCCGGCGACATCTTCGACCTGCGCTGCATCGTGCGCGAGCAGCTGATCGACTGGCTGCGCTGCGAGCACCCGTACGCGCTGCCGCGGCTCAGCACCTCGGACGCGCCGGGCCGGCGGGACGCGGCGCGGGACCGGGCCCCGGCGCCGCTGCCGGACACCGCCGGCCTCGGCCCGGGACCGGGCAAGCGCTGA
- a CDS encoding dienelactone hydrolase family protein, translated as MALWTRTRPAEGNPVTIVLFHSTYGLRPAVHSAADRLREDGHEVVVPDLFDGRTADSTEEGMRLRDDIGREELLHRAVTAAAPYSERGVVYAGFSLGGSIAQNLALGDERARGLLLLHGTSDIAEGAATDIPVQLHVADPDPFEPDDWLNAWYLGMRKAGADVEIHRYRGAGHLYTDPQLADYDAEAAERTWAIARDFLREL; from the coding sequence ATGGCACTATGGACGCGTACCCGACCAGCCGAAGGAAACCCTGTGACGATTGTCCTGTTCCACTCCACGTACGGGCTGCGACCGGCCGTGCACAGCGCCGCCGACCGGCTGCGCGAAGACGGGCACGAGGTGGTGGTGCCCGACCTCTTCGACGGCAGGACCGCGGACAGCACGGAGGAGGGCATGCGGCTCAGGGACGACATCGGCAGGGAGGAGCTGCTGCACCGGGCGGTGACCGCGGCGGCGCCGTATTCCGAGCGGGGCGTGGTCTACGCGGGCTTCTCGCTGGGCGGCTCGATCGCGCAGAATCTCGCGCTGGGCGACGAGCGGGCCCGCGGGCTGCTGCTCCTGCACGGCACGTCGGACATCGCGGAGGGCGCGGCCACCGACATCCCGGTGCAGCTGCACGTCGCGGACCCCGACCCGTTCGAGCCCGACGACTGGCTGAACGCCTGGTACCTGGGGATGCGCAAGGCCGGCGCCGACGTGGAGATCCACCGCTACCGGGGCGCGGGCCATCTCTACACCGACCCGCAGCTGGCCGACTACGACGCCGAGGCCGCGGAGCGCACCTGGGCGATCGCGCGGGACTTCCTCCGGGAGCTATAG
- a CDS encoding thioredoxin domain-containing protein, whose amino-acid sequence MSNRNSKASKDAARERLRAQREKEAKKAKVRRQLLVGGGVVALLAIAGGVAYAVNEMNKPSYWSDAADNTLVKPANTSGTDGTTVIVGDPKNKNVVKEYEDLRCPICAGYEQAAGDAVLQGAKDGKYQIDYTFATFLDDVQGGSGSKKSLSAMGAALNVSLDAFEQYHKLLYSKDVHPDEKKDEFNSADKLISLAQKVPALKGNAKFSDAVKKGTFDKWALTMSHKYDTAPQDVVQGGTPYVVVNGTPVKVPGLTSDQVMSAFEAQLKK is encoded by the coding sequence ATGAGCAACCGCAACAGCAAGGCCAGCAAGGACGCCGCCCGCGAGCGGCTGCGCGCCCAGCGCGAGAAGGAGGCCAAGAAGGCCAAGGTCCGCCGGCAGCTGCTGGTCGGCGGCGGCGTCGTGGCCCTGCTGGCAATAGCCGGCGGCGTCGCCTACGCCGTCAACGAGATGAACAAGCCCAGCTACTGGTCGGACGCCGCCGACAACACCCTGGTCAAGCCGGCCAACACCTCGGGCACCGACGGCACGACCGTCATCGTCGGCGACCCGAAGAACAAGAACGTCGTCAAGGAGTACGAGGACCTGCGCTGCCCGATCTGCGCGGGCTACGAGCAGGCGGCCGGTGACGCGGTGCTCCAGGGCGCCAAGGACGGCAAGTACCAGATCGACTACACCTTCGCGACGTTCCTGGACGACGTGCAGGGCGGTTCCGGCTCCAAGAAGTCGCTCAGCGCCATGGGCGCGGCGCTGAACGTCTCGCTCGACGCCTTCGAGCAGTACCACAAGCTGCTGTACTCCAAGGACGTCCACCCGGACGAGAAGAAGGACGAGTTCAACAGCGCCGACAAGCTGATCTCGCTGGCGCAGAAGGTCCCGGCGCTCAAGGGGAACGCCAAGTTCTCCGACGCGGTGAAGAAGGGCACCTTCGACAAGTGGGCCCTGACGATGAGCCACAAGTACGACACCGCGCCGCAGGACGTGGTGCAGGGCGGCACCCCCTACGTCGTGGTCAACGGCACGCCGGTGAAGGTGCCGGGCCTGACCTCGGACCAGGTGATGTCCGCCTTCGAGGCGCAGCTCAAGAAGTAG
- a CDS encoding DUF2252 domain-containing protein, translating to MADITTGDGPRGQHILSVFDTAFGELLAADPAAFRVKFRKMAASAFAFYRGTACLFYADLHGEQDQGRYVTERTGRVWIHGDLHAENFGTYLAANGRLVFNVNDFDEAFVGPFTWDLKRFAASVALLGYVKALGDDMISRLVTVYADAYRERVRLLAKGEAVPQLTLDTAQGPLLGALRSARTRTRVGLLDSLTEVHDHDRRFTADGGAIPLDAATRGAVLTAFGSYLETLPAASRGRPDSLRVKDVVGRRGIGIGSAGLPSYNLLLEGTTDALENDVVIYMKQGQTPAVSRHITDPAVRGYFLHEGQRTVVSQRALQAHADPWLGWTELAGTGQLVAEVSPYAVDLDWSDLDDPAQIEAVVADLGRATATMHAAADDDSGHSLVPFSTEKAIDEVIGADEEGFAPMLVDFAHSYGDRVRADHRIFVDLFRNGRIPGLQRSQDAPRTTSVARS from the coding sequence GTGGCAGACATCACTACGGGCGACGGCCCGCGCGGGCAGCACATCCTCTCCGTCTTCGACACCGCCTTCGGCGAGCTGCTCGCCGCCGACCCCGCGGCCTTCCGGGTGAAATTCCGCAAGATGGCCGCCTCGGCCTTCGCCTTCTACCGGGGCACCGCCTGCCTGTTCTACGCCGACCTGCACGGCGAGCAGGACCAGGGGCGCTATGTGACCGAGCGCACCGGCCGGGTGTGGATCCACGGCGACCTGCACGCCGAGAACTTCGGCACCTACCTGGCCGCCAACGGCCGGCTGGTCTTCAACGTCAACGACTTCGACGAGGCCTTCGTCGGCCCCTTCACCTGGGACCTCAAGCGCTTCGCCGCCTCGGTCGCGCTGCTGGGCTACGTCAAGGCGCTCGGCGACGACATGATCAGCCGCCTGGTGACGGTCTACGCCGACGCCTACCGCGAGCGCGTCCGGCTGCTGGCCAAGGGCGAGGCGGTGCCGCAGCTCACCCTGGACACCGCGCAGGGCCCGCTGCTCGGCGCCCTGCGCAGCGCCCGCACCCGGACCCGGGTGGGACTGCTCGACTCGCTGACCGAGGTGCACGACCACGACCGCCGCTTCACCGCGGACGGCGGCGCCATACCGCTGGACGCGGCCACCCGGGGCGCGGTGCTGACCGCCTTCGGGTCGTACCTGGAGACGCTGCCCGCGGCCAGCAGGGGGCGCCCGGACAGCCTGCGGGTCAAGGACGTGGTCGGCCGGCGCGGGATCGGCATCGGCAGCGCGGGCCTGCCGTCGTACAACCTGCTGCTCGAAGGCACCACCGACGCGCTGGAGAACGACGTCGTCATCTACATGAAGCAGGGCCAGACCCCGGCGGTCTCGCGGCACATCACCGACCCCGCGGTGCGCGGCTACTTCCTGCACGAGGGCCAGCGCACGGTCGTCTCGCAGCGGGCGCTGCAGGCGCACGCCGACCCGTGGCTGGGCTGGACCGAGCTGGCGGGCACCGGGCAGCTGGTCGCCGAGGTGTCGCCGTACGCGGTGGACCTGGACTGGTCGGACCTGGACGACCCGGCGCAGATCGAGGCGGTGGTGGCGGACCTGGGCCGGGCCACGGCGACGATGCACGCCGCCGCGGACGACGACAGCGGCCACTCGCTGGTGCCGTTCTCCACCGAGAAGGCCATCGACGAGGTGATCGGCGCGGACGAGGAGGGCTTCGCGCCGATGCTGGTGGACTTCGCGCACTCCTACGGCGACCGGGTCCGCGCGGACCACCGGATCTTCGTGGACCTTTTCCGCAACGGCCGCATACCGGGCCTGCAGCGGTCCCAGGACGCCCCGCGTACCACATCCGTTGCCCGCTCTTAG
- the dnaE gene encoding DNA polymerase III subunit alpha: protein MTDQPFTHLHVHTQYSLLDGAARLKDMFKACNEMEMSHVAITDHGNLHGAYDFFHQAKAAGVTPVMGIEAYLAPESRRYNKPVKWGAPHQKGDDVSGAGAYTHMTIWARDRVGLHNLFRAQSRAAFEGYFRKPRMDRELLSEHSEGLMATTGCPSGEVSTRIRLGQMDEAIKAASEYQDIFGKENFFVEIMDHGIDIDRRARDGLMEISKKLKAPFVVTNDSHYTYAEESSAHDTLLCIQTGSNMTDPGRFKFDGSGYYLKSAAEMYAIDSSDAWQEGCRNTQLLIADRVDTEGMFQFRNLMPKFDVPEGYTEVTWFREEVARGMNRRFPGGIPEDRQKLADYEMDTIVQMGFPGYFLVVADFIMWAKNNGIAVGPGRGSAAGSIVAYAMGITDLDPVPHGLIFERFLNPERVSMPDVDIDFDERRRGEVIRYVTEKYGSDKVAQIATYGTIKAKAAIKDSARVLGYPFSMGDRITKAMPADVLGKGIPLSGITDKDHPRYSEAGEVRAMYENEPDVTKVINSAKGIEGLVRQMGVHAAGVIMSAEPLIDHVPIFSPKNDGAVVTQWDYPSCESLGLLKMDFLGLRNLTIMDDAVKSIKANKDIDIDLLSLPLDDPNTYALLGRGDTLGVFQFDGGPMRALLRMMKPDNFEDISAVSALYRPGPMGMNSHINYALRKNKQQEITPIHKELEEPLREVLEVTYGLIVYQEQVQKAAQVLAGYSLGQADLLRRAMGKKKKEVLDKEFIPFQAGMRERGYSDQAIQAVWDVLVPFAGYAFNKAHSAAYGLVSYWTAYLKANYPAEYMAGLLTSVKDDKDKMALYLNECRRMGIKVLPPDVNESNANFTPRGDDTIVFGLTAVRNVGQNVVESVVKSRKAKGRYGSFPDFLDKVEVVVCNKRTVESLIKAGAFDTMQHTRRGLTEHFETMIDNVVQVKRKEAEGQFDLFGGMGEGDADDGPAFGMDVVFSDIEWDKTYLLAQEREMLGLYVSDHPLFGIEHILGDKTDAAIAALAGDYQDGAIVTIGGIISGLQRKMTKQGNAWAIATVEDLAGSVDCMFFPATYQLVSTQLMEDAVVFVKGRLDKREDIPRLVAMELMVPDLTDVGTNAPVSISIPTVKVTPPLVARLGEVLASHKGNTEVRVRLQGARTTTVLRLDRHRVTADPSLFGDLKALLGPACLGAGQQAG, encoded by the coding sequence TTGACCGATCAGCCCTTCACTCATCTGCACGTCCACACCCAGTATTCGCTGCTGGACGGAGCGGCGAGACTGAAGGACATGTTCAAGGCGTGCAACGAGATGGAGATGAGCCATGTGGCCATCACCGATCACGGCAATCTGCACGGCGCCTACGACTTCTTCCACCAGGCCAAGGCCGCCGGTGTGACCCCGGTGATGGGTATCGAGGCGTATCTGGCGCCCGAGTCGCGGCGGTACAACAAACCGGTCAAATGGGGCGCCCCGCACCAGAAGGGCGACGACGTGTCCGGCGCGGGCGCGTACACCCATATGACCATCTGGGCGCGCGACCGGGTCGGGCTGCACAACCTCTTCCGCGCCCAGTCCCGCGCGGCCTTCGAGGGCTACTTCCGCAAGCCCCGGATGGACCGCGAGCTGCTCAGCGAGCACTCCGAGGGCCTGATGGCCACCACCGGCTGCCCCTCGGGCGAGGTCTCCACCCGGATCCGGCTGGGGCAGATGGACGAGGCGATCAAGGCCGCGTCCGAATACCAGGACATCTTCGGCAAGGAGAATTTCTTCGTCGAGATCATGGACCACGGCATCGACATCGACCGCAGGGCCAGGGACGGCCTGATGGAGATCTCGAAGAAGCTCAAGGCGCCGTTCGTGGTCACCAACGACTCGCACTACACGTACGCGGAGGAGTCGTCCGCGCACGACACCCTGCTGTGCATCCAGACCGGCTCGAACATGACCGACCCCGGCCGCTTCAAGTTCGACGGCTCCGGCTACTACCTCAAGTCCGCCGCCGAGATGTACGCCATCGACTCCTCCGACGCCTGGCAGGAGGGCTGCCGCAACACCCAGCTGCTGATCGCCGACCGGGTCGACACCGAGGGCATGTTCCAGTTCAGGAACCTGATGCCGAAGTTCGACGTGCCCGAGGGGTACACCGAGGTCACCTGGTTCCGCGAGGAGGTCGCCCGCGGCATGAACAGGCGCTTCCCCGGCGGCATCCCCGAGGACCGGCAGAAGCTCGCCGACTACGAGATGGACACCATCGTCCAGATGGGCTTCCCCGGCTACTTCCTGGTGGTCGCCGACTTCATCATGTGGGCGAAGAACAACGGCATCGCGGTCGGCCCCGGCCGCGGCTCCGCGGCCGGCTCGATCGTCGCGTACGCCATGGGCATCACCGACCTCGACCCGGTCCCGCACGGGCTGATCTTCGAGCGGTTCCTCAATCCCGAGCGCGTGTCCATGCCCGACGTCGACATCGACTTCGACGAGCGCAGGCGCGGCGAGGTCATCCGCTACGTGACCGAGAAGTACGGCTCCGACAAGGTCGCCCAGATCGCGACCTACGGCACCATCAAGGCCAAGGCCGCGATCAAGGACTCGGCCCGGGTGCTGGGCTACCCGTTCTCGATGGGCGACCGGATCACCAAGGCGATGCCCGCCGACGTCCTCGGCAAGGGCATCCCGCTGTCCGGCATCACCGACAAGGACCACCCCCGCTACAGCGAGGCGGGCGAGGTCCGGGCGATGTACGAGAACGAGCCCGACGTCACCAAGGTGATCAACTCGGCGAAGGGCATCGAGGGCCTGGTCCGGCAGATGGGCGTGCACGCGGCCGGTGTGATCATGTCCGCCGAGCCGCTGATCGACCACGTGCCGATCTTCTCGCCGAAGAACGACGGCGCCGTCGTGACCCAGTGGGACTACCCGAGCTGCGAGTCGCTCGGCCTGCTCAAGATGGACTTCCTGGGCCTGCGCAACCTGACGATCATGGACGACGCGGTCAAGTCGATCAAGGCCAACAAGGACATCGACATCGACCTGCTGTCGCTGCCGCTGGACGACCCCAACACCTACGCCCTGCTCGGCCGCGGCGACACGCTCGGCGTCTTCCAGTTCGACGGCGGACCCATGCGCGCCCTGCTGCGCATGATGAAGCCCGACAACTTCGAGGACATCTCCGCCGTCTCGGCCCTCTACCGGCCGGGCCCGATGGGCATGAACTCGCACATCAACTACGCCCTGCGCAAGAACAAGCAGCAGGAGATCACCCCGATCCACAAGGAGCTGGAAGAGCCGCTCCGCGAGGTGCTGGAGGTGACCTACGGCCTGATCGTCTACCAGGAGCAGGTGCAGAAGGCCGCCCAGGTGCTGGCCGGCTATTCACTGGGCCAGGCCGACCTGCTGCGCCGGGCGATGGGCAAGAAGAAGAAGGAGGTCCTGGACAAGGAGTTCATCCCCTTCCAGGCCGGCATGCGCGAGCGCGGCTACTCCGACCAGGCCATCCAGGCGGTCTGGGACGTCCTGGTGCCCTTCGCGGGATACGCCTTCAACAAGGCGCACTCCGCCGCGTACGGCCTGGTGTCGTACTGGACGGCGTATCTCAAGGCGAACTACCCGGCCGAATACATGGCGGGTCTGCTGACGTCGGTGAAGGACGACAAGGACAAGATGGCGCTCTATCTCAACGAGTGCCGCCGGATGGGCATCAAGGTGCTGCCCCCGGACGTCAACGAGTCCAACGCCAACTTCACCCCGCGCGGCGACGACACGATCGTTTTCGGCCTCACCGCCGTCCGCAACGTCGGGCAGAACGTGGTGGAGTCCGTGGTCAAGTCCCGCAAGGCCAAGGGCCGCTACGGGAGCTTCCCCGACTTCCTCGACAAGGTCGAGGTGGTGGTCTGCAACAAGCGGACGGTCGAGTCGCTGATCAAGGCCGGCGCCTTCGACACCATGCAGCACACCAGGCGCGGCCTGACCGAGCACTTCGAGACGATGATCGACAACGTGGTGCAGGTCAAGCGCAAGGAGGCCGAGGGCCAGTTCGACCTCTTCGGCGGCATGGGCGAGGGCGACGCGGACGACGGACCCGCCTTCGGCATGGACGTGGTCTTCTCCGACATCGAGTGGGACAAGACCTATCTGCTCGCGCAGGAACGCGAAATGCTCGGACTGTACGTGTCCGACCACCCGCTGTTCGGCATCGAGCACATCCTCGGCGACAAGACCGACGCCGCGATCGCCGCGCTGGCCGGCGACTACCAGGACGGCGCGATCGTCACCATCGGCGGCATCATCTCCGGGCTCCAGCGCAAGATGACCAAACAGGGCAACGCCTGGGCGATCGCCACGGTCGAGGATCTGGCCGGCTCGGTGGACTGCATGTTCTTCCCCGCCACCTATCAGCTGGTGTCCACCCAACTGATGGAGGACGCGGTCGTCTTCGTCAAGGGCCGGCTCGACAAGCGCGAGGACATCCCGCGGCTGGTCGCGATGGAGCTGATGGTCCCCGACCTGACCGACGTGGGCACCAACGCGCCGGTGAGCATCTCCATCCCGACGGTCAAGGTCACCCCGCCGCTGGTGGCCAGGCTCGGCGAGGTGCTGGCCAGCCACAAGGGCAACACCGAGGTGCGGGTGCGGCTGCAGGGCGCACGGACCACCACCGTGCTGCGGCTCGACCGGCACCGGGTGACCGCCGATCCCTCGCTCTTCGGCGACCTCAAGGCCCTGCTGGGCCCGGCCTGCCTGGGCGCGGGCCAGCAGGCGGGCTGA
- a CDS encoding NYN domain-containing protein, translated as MDRCVVLVDAGYLLGAAASLLAGEPSRSRIIVDHAAVVAGLRERAERETGQPLLRIYWFDGAPDRVPQPEHRRLRVMPRVTVRLGALTRTDGRWAQKGVDAAMHAELSELARNRACSDIVLVTGDGDLLPGMMSAKEHGVAVHLWAVQAADGDYNQSEDLVAEADERRVLDREWITAAIRARDGICLPAGGTRPGIGPEIAAILSAPLPESATGTSRQEPHPAHPPHPSENGTAPAAEPAEPAGTGGKGVPTPKDLAGLGKPHPAPATPHPAPSATLRWSSDKGWTDRGAGGPDVPDTSGLPTLAQLTTAEQRWADREADITAVSGDPYEVGQVFARRWTARLTDSGQLQQLSTHYPRVPHRIDGELLRYAARFGLLAHKDDQIDEHDRYAIRAGFWREVDTRTGVEHSPGAD; from the coding sequence ATGGACCGCTGCGTCGTCCTGGTGGACGCCGGATATCTACTGGGCGCAGCAGCAAGCCTTCTGGCCGGTGAGCCGTCTCGTTCCCGGATCATCGTTGATCATGCCGCTGTCGTGGCTGGCCTGCGGGAAAGGGCCGAGCGCGAGACCGGGCAGCCGCTGCTGCGGATCTACTGGTTCGACGGAGCACCCGACCGGGTTCCGCAACCCGAGCACCGGAGGCTGCGGGTGATGCCCCGGGTGACCGTACGCCTCGGCGCGCTCACCCGGACGGACGGCCGCTGGGCGCAGAAGGGCGTCGACGCCGCCATGCACGCCGAACTGTCGGAACTCGCCCGCAACCGGGCCTGCTCCGACATCGTCCTGGTGACCGGTGACGGCGACCTGCTGCCCGGCATGATGTCCGCCAAGGAGCACGGCGTCGCCGTCCACCTGTGGGCCGTACAGGCCGCGGACGGCGACTACAACCAGTCCGAGGACCTGGTCGCCGAGGCCGACGAACGCCGGGTGCTGGACCGCGAGTGGATCACCGCCGCGATCCGGGCCAGGGACGGGATCTGCCTCCCGGCGGGCGGCACCCGGCCCGGTATCGGCCCGGAGATCGCCGCGATCCTGTCCGCGCCGCTGCCCGAGTCCGCCACCGGGACGTCCCGCCAGGAGCCGCACCCCGCCCACCCCCCGCATCCCTCGGAGAACGGCACCGCGCCCGCGGCCGAGCCGGCGGAACCCGCCGGGACCGGCGGCAAGGGCGTACCCACCCCCAAGGACCTGGCCGGCCTCGGCAAGCCGCACCCCGCGCCGGCCACCCCGCACCCCGCCCCCAGCGCCACCCTGCGCTGGTCCTCGGACAAGGGCTGGACCGACCGGGGCGCCGGCGGACCCGACGTCCCCGACACCAGCGGCCTGCCCACCCTGGCCCAGCTCACCACCGCCGAGCAGCGCTGGGCGGACCGGGAGGCCGACATCACGGCGGTCAGCGGCGATCCGTACGAGGTCGGCCAGGTCTTCGCCCGCCGCTGGACCGCCCGCCTCACCGACTCGGGGCAGCTCCAGCAGCTGTCCACCCACTACCCGCGGGTCCCGCACCGGATCGACGGCGAGCTGCTGCGGTACGCCGCCCGCTTCGGCCTGCTCGCCCACAAGGACGACCAGATCGACGAGCACGACCGGTACGCGATCAGGGCCGGGTTCTGGCGCGAGGTCGACACCCGCACCGGCGTCGAGCACAGCCCGGGCGCCGACTGA